The window GAGTCGTCGAACTGGTGCCTGCCGCCCGAACAGTGATGCTCCGCTTCGATCCCCATGTGACGGATCGGGCACGGCTTTGCGCGCATATATGCGCGCTTGATCTCGGTCATCGCAGCGCTCGCCAGGGCGAGACGATCGAGATCCCGGTCAGCTATGACGGCGAGGATCTCGCCGAAGTCGCCGAAATCCTCGGCTGGCCGGTTGATGATGTCATCCGTCGCCACACGGAAGCCACCTACACGGTTGCCTTCACCGGTTTTGCGCCCGGCTTTGCCTATATGACCTCGGACGATCCGGACTTCGACCTGCCGCGCCGCAAGAGCCCGCGCGTGCGCATTCCCGCTGGCTCCGTGGCGCTCGGGGGTAAATTCGGCGGCGTCTATCCCTCGGACAGTCCGGGCGGCTGGCAGCTCATCGGCACGACCCCGTTGAAGATGTGGGACACCAAACGACCGCGCGCCGCACTTCTGGCGCCGGGTGATCGCGTCCACTTTCGTGACATCGCAAAAGGCGCCGTGGTTGCGGCCGCCGCTATCCCGGAGCCCGAAGCCGTGCAAGCCGGGGCCGGACTTGCCGTCACCCGCGCCGATAGACCGGCACTGTTTCAAGACCTGGGCCGGCCCGGCCGCGGCAACCAAGGCGTGTCGGAATCCGGTGCGCTCGACCGTGCATGCCTGATCGAGGCCAATCTGTATGTCGGCAATCGGCGCAATGCAGCTGCCTTGGAAATTGCTTTCGGCGGCTTCGCCCTCAAAACCGATCGACCGGTCACGCTCGCCGTGACCGGTGCGCCTGCGCCGCTTGTTATATCGACCGAAGACGGTCGTTCCGTCGCCGCACCCTTCGCTCAGCCCTTCGCGCTCGATGCCGGCGACGAACTGACGCTCGGCTTTCCCACGGAAGGCATGCGCAGTTACATAGCGTTGCGCGGCGGTTTCGCTGTCGAACCCATTCTCGGCTCGGCTGCCACCGACACATTGGCAAAAGTCGGGCCGGCGCCGGTTACAGCAGGCGATGTCCTGGTGCCGGCCGACGCACCCCTCTCTGCCGTCGATCCCTTCCGGCGCGACGCACGAGCGCTGCCTAGAGCTGGAGATACCGTGACGCTCGACGTCGTCCTTGGCCCGCGGACCGACTGGTTCACGGCAAAGGGTGTCGAGACACTCACAACGCAAATGTGGCAGGTGACGGCTGAATCGAGCCGCGTCGGCATGCGGCTTGCCGGAGCCGAGCCGCTGGAGCGGAAGGATGCCGCCGAATTGCCGTCGGAGGGCACCCCCATCGGGACAATTCAGGTGCCGCACAGCGGGCAACCGGTGCTCTTCCTGGCCGATCATCCGTTGACTGGCGGCTATCCGGTGATCGGTGTCGTGGCCAGCTACCACCTTGATCTCGCCGGCCAGATACCGATCGGCGCCAATATCCGCTTCAATGTCGTCGCCCCATTCGATCCGCTCGTCAGGGAAACCAACCGATGAAAAAATTGCTCATTGCCAATCGCGGCGAAATCGCCATCCGTATCAGCCGCGCCGCCCGCGATTATGGCATCGCCTCGGTCGCGATCTATTCGGATGCCGATGCTGCCTCGCTGCATGTCGACCTTGCCGACGATGCCTATTGCCTGGGCGCCGGCCGCCCGGCCGACACCTATCTGAATATCGGAAAGATCCTGGAAATCGCGCGACGCGCCGGCGCCGATGCGGTCCATCCCGGTTACGGATTCTTGTCCGAGCGTGCCGAATTCGCCAGCGCCGTCATCGATGCCG is drawn from Rhizobium sp. N324 and contains these coding sequences:
- a CDS encoding urea amidolyase family protein, translating into MTDKLRFLPAGSHAFLVELDGLEKTLTLLDRLLADRPEGVVELVPAARTVMLRFDPHVTDRARLCAHICALDLGHRSARQGETIEIPVSYDGEDLAEVAEILGWPVDDVIRRHTEATYTVAFTGFAPGFAYMTSDDPDFDLPRRKSPRVRIPAGSVALGGKFGGVYPSDSPGGWQLIGTTPLKMWDTKRPRAALLAPGDRVHFRDIAKGAVVAAAAIPEPEAVQAGAGLAVTRADRPALFQDLGRPGRGNQGVSESGALDRACLIEANLYVGNRRNAAALEIAFGGFALKTDRPVTLAVTGAPAPLVISTEDGRSVAAPFAQPFALDAGDELTLGFPTEGMRSYIALRGGFAVEPILGSAATDTLAKVGPAPVTAGDVLVPADAPLSAVDPFRRDARALPRAGDTVTLDVVLGPRTDWFTAKGVETLTTQMWQVTAESSRVGMRLAGAEPLERKDAAELPSEGTPIGTIQVPHSGQPVLFLADHPLTGGYPVIGVVASYHLDLAGQIPIGANIRFNVVAPFDPLVRETNR